A stretch of DNA from Verrucomicrobiales bacterium:
TTCCTGCCGCAGATGCGCGCGCGAAAAACTGGCACCATCGTCAACATCGTCTCCGACGCCGCCCGCCAAGCCAGTCCCAAAGCTGGCCCGGCGTATTCCATGTCCAAGTTCGGCATGGTGGGGCTGACGCAGGCGATCAACGGAGAAGAAAGGCCGAACGGCATCCGCGCCTGCGCCATCCTACCAGGGGACATCGACACCCCCTTGCTGGACAAACGCCCATCTCCTCCGCCTGCCGAGGCGCGCACGCGTATGCTCAAGGCCGAGGACGTCGCCGAATGCGCGCTGCTCGCCATCCGCCTCCCGTCACGGGCCATCGTGGAGGAGATCTTGATCCGCCCCCGCGGATAACCCTGAACACACCTACGTCCGAATGCCCCCTCGTCCCCTTCCCCGTATCGGCGCTGTCATTCTGGCGGGGGGCCTCAGCACGAGGATGGGACGGGACAAGTCGAAGCTGCGACTCGGACAGCTCACCCTGACTGGGATTCTGCGACGCACCTGTCAGGAGGCTGGCTTGGCCGTCCGGGTGGTCCGGCGCGACGCGGTGCCGCGCTGCGGTCCCTTGGGCGGCATAGTCACCGGACTCACGCGCACGCGTTCTGACGCGCTCGTGTTTCTTTCCTGCGACATGCCCTTGGTCAGCGCACGGCTGATTCGCCGTCTGGTCCGCGAGGCTCGACGCTGTCAGCAGTCCGTCTTTTTCACCGACGAAGCGGGCGTGGGCTTCCCCTGCTTGCTCTGGAAATCGAACCTTCCCCTGGTCGAGCAGCAGATCCGGCGATCCTCACTGAGTCTCCAAGCTCTCGCACGCGCCCTTTCAACTGCGCAGCTCCGGCCCACCCGCCAGGAACAGAACCAGCGCCTCAACGTCAACACTCCCTCCGAGTGGGAGGCTGTCCGTCTGAGGTGGATTCAGAAGCACCGGTGAGTCGAGCGGTGCCAACCCCGCCGGATGTGATGAGAAGTGGGCCAGATGGGTGACGGCCTGCTCGCATTCGCCCCGGTTCCGAGTCGGGGGGTGAAAACTTAGTCTGACTGGTCAGGATCGGTCTGTTGTCCCGCAATTGATCCCGCTCCACCTTCAACGAAACCAACAGCAGATCCGCTCTTTTCCCCAGGAAAAATAGGTAGCAGCCTGTCGCGACGTTTCCTACGTCATTCTTGAGTACCAATGCGGTCCAAAGCCGGACCCACCTCCGGTGGGGACAAGTCCGACAGGCTGCTAGCAAAAATCTGCTGGCACCCCCCCGCCAACCTAGTATGGTCGCTCCACACTTTCCGATTGGAATAACACTATCATGGAACCTAAAGGCGATATCGCATTGATCGGCCTGGCCGTTATGGGCCAGAACCTCATTTTGAACATGAATGACCACGGCTACACTGTCGTGGCGTATAACCGAACCGTTGCTAAGGTGGACGAGTTCCTGGCCAAAGAGGCCAAAGGAACCAACGTCATTGGCGCTCACTCCATCGAAGAAATGGTCAGGAATCTGAAGCGTCCTCGCCGGGTCATGATGCTGGTCAAAGCCGGTGCGGCGGTCGATGAGTTCATCGAACAGCTCATTCCTCACCTCGAGCCGGGCGACATCATCATCGACGGAGGAAACTCCCTCTTCGATGACACCAATCGCCGTGTCAAATACGTGGAGTCGAAGGGCTTGCTTTATATCGGCACCGGCGTCTCTGGCGGTGAAGAAGGCGCCCGCCGCGGTCCCTCGATCATGCCGGGCGGATCACCGAAGGCCTGGCCGTTTGTGAAGGACATCTTCCAAGCAGTCTCCGCCAAGGTCGAAGGCGAGGTCCCCTGCTGCGACTGGGTGGGTGAACAGGGCGCCGGCCACTACGTCAAGATGGTGCACAACGGCATCGAGTACGGCGACATGCAGCTGATCTGCGAGGCTTACAATCTCATGAAGAACGGGCTCGGCCTGACGCCCGAAGAGATGCACAAGGTGTTCGCTGAATGGAACGAGGGGGATCTGGACAGCTTCTTGATCGAGATCACCCGCGACATCCTCGGCTTCAAGGACACCGATGGCCAAGCTCTCGTCGAGAAGATCCTCGATACCGCCGGCCAAAAAGGCACAGGCAAGTGGACGGTTGTCAATTCCCAGGACCTGGGCATCCCCATTACCCTGATTGCCGAAGCCGTCTACTCACGCTGTGTCTCCGCCCTCAAGGAGGAACGTGTGAAGGCCGCTCGCAAGCTCAAAGGCCCTCGTCCCAAGATCTCGGGCGACCGCGTCAAACTGATCAACGACATTCGCGATGCTCTCTACTGCTCCAAGATTGTCAGCTACGCGCAAGGCTACATGCTCATGCGCGCAGCAGCAGCAGAGTATAAGTGGAA
This window harbors:
- a CDS encoding molybdenum cofactor guanylyltransferase; its protein translation is MPPRPLPRIGAVILAGGLSTRMGRDKSKLRLGQLTLTGILRRTCQEAGLAVRVVRRDAVPRCGPLGGIVTGLTRTRSDALVFLSCDMPLVSARLIRRLVREARRCQQSVFFTDEAGVGFPCLLWKSNLPLVEQQIRRSSLSLQALARALSTAQLRPTRQEQNQRLNVNTPSEWEAVRLRWIQKHR
- the gnd gene encoding decarboxylating NADP(+)-dependent phosphogluconate dehydrogenase, which translates into the protein MEPKGDIALIGLAVMGQNLILNMNDHGYTVVAYNRTVAKVDEFLAKEAKGTNVIGAHSIEEMVRNLKRPRRVMMLVKAGAAVDEFIEQLIPHLEPGDIIIDGGNSLFDDTNRRVKYVESKGLLYIGTGVSGGEEGARRGPSIMPGGSPKAWPFVKDIFQAVSAKVEGEVPCCDWVGEQGAGHYVKMVHNGIEYGDMQLICEAYNLMKNGLGLTPEEMHKVFAEWNEGDLDSFLIEITRDILGFKDTDGQALVEKILDTAGQKGTGKWTVVNSQDLGIPITLIAEAVYSRCVSALKEERVKAARKLKGPRPKISGDRVKLINDIRDALYCSKIVSYAQGYMLMRAAAAEYKWNLNYGGIALMWRGGCIIRSRFLGKIKDAYDKNPKLSNLMLDDYFRGEIKRCQKGWRNVVATAAKKGIPVPAFSTALAFYDQYRSAVLPANLLQAQRDYFGAHTYERVDQPRGQFFHTNWTGRGGQVSSSTYTV